GAATCCAATGCCGTGCGACTGCAGGACGGCACCACGCTCCACGCCGGGGCGATCGTGATCGCGGCCGGCGTGGCGTCGACCTATCTCGTGCCGGGGTTGCCGATCGTTCCGCGCAAGGGCCATCTCGTCATCAGCGATCGCACGCCCGGATTTGTCCGTCATCAGCTCGTGGAACTTGGCTACCTGCGCAGCGCACACACCTTCGGCGGGTCGTCCGTGGCGTTCAACGTGCAGCCCAGGCGGAATGGTCAGGTGCTCATCGGATCATCGCGTGAACTGGTGGGAACCGATTCGTCGATCAATCGCTCGCTGGTCGCGACGATGCTGGCGCGCGCGACGGAGTATATGCCAGGCGTGGCCGAGCTTCGAGCGCTTCGCACCTGGATCGGCTTCCGGCCGGCGACACCCGACAAGCTGCCACTGATCGGGCCGTGGCCACAGCTCCCCGGCGCCTGGATCGCGGCGGGCCACGAAGGACTCGGCATCACCATGGCGACCGGAACCGCCGAACTGATCGTCGCCGGGATCACCGGGAAACCGGCACCAATCGATCCGCTACCATACCGGCCCGATCGCACCATGCCATCGATGGGCCACCTTGCCGCATGACTGACGGCATCCCGATCATCGTGAACGGAAACCCCGTCACGGTCACGAGCGATATCACGCTGGCGGCTGCGCTGCTCAACGCAGGTGTCACCAGCTTTCACCGCGACGTCCACGGGGCGCCGCGCGCTCCGCTCTGCGGGATGGGAACCTGCTTTGAATGCCGCGTCACCGTCGACGGGGTGGCTGGTGTTCGCGCCTGCCTCGAACCGGTGCGGCGCGACATGCGGGTGGACACCGGACGATGAGTCCACTTGCCGCAGGGACCGACGTCGCGATCATCGGCGCGGGGCCGGCCGGGTTGAGCGCTGCCATCGCCGCCGCCGAACAGGGGAAACGCGTCCTGGTGATCGATCAGGGACTTCGCCCGGGAGGCCAGATCTGGCGGCACCGCGACCAGCGCACGCTGGGTGCCGTACCGCGCCGGCTTCTCAAACGCGCCGCCGCACTCGAAGTGCGGATGCTCTCCGATGCCCGCATCATTGATCTCGACGGACCGCGCGACCTGCTCCTGCACCACGGCGGCCGGGTCGTCCGCCATCACGCAACCGCGCTGATCCTGGCGACCGGGGCACGGGAGCAGTTCCTCCCCTTTCCCGGCTGGACGCTTCCGCGAGTGGTCGGCATCGGCGGCCTGCAGGCCCTGATCAAGAGTGGATTGACGCTGCGCGGTGCGAAGGTCGTGATCGCAGGGACCGGACCGCTCATCCTTCCCGTGGCGTCGGCCGCGGCATCCGCCGGCGCTTCGCTGCTGCTGGTGGCGGAGCAGGCGTCGCGTACCGCGCTGCTGCGCTTCGGGATGCACGTCGTTCGCAACAAGCGCGATGCGATGGCCGATGCGGCGCGCTATCGCTGGTCATTTCGCAGGACTCCGTTCCGGACTTCGAGTTGGGTTATGCGGGCCGATGGCGATCAGTTCGTCGAACGGGTCACGATGCAGCTGAATGGTGATCAGCGCATCATCGAATGTGACTGGCTTGCGACCGGCGCGGGGCTGGTGCCGAACACCGAGTTGGCGCAACTCATCGGCTGCACACTCGCAGGAGACGCCATCGCCGTCGATGCGCGGCAGGCGACCAGCGTCAGTGGCGTATGGGCTGCCGGCGAATGCACCGGGGTCAAGGGCGACGCCGGCGCGATGGCCGAAGGCGAAATCGCCGGGCGCGCCGCGGCCGGCGACCTCACCGGCGCCAATGCCTCGTCGCTGCAGGCCGCGCGCAAGGCCGCCAGGGCGTTTGCGGGCCACCTCAGCACAACGTTCGCGCCGAGGGCCGAACTGCTGGCGCTGGCCGATGCCGATACCGTCATATGCCGCTGCGAAGGAATCCGTCGCGGCGATCTCGACCCGACATGGAGCCAGCGGCAGGCCAAGTTGTGGACCAGAGTTGGAATGGGAGAGTGTCAGGGAGCGGTCTGCGGACCGGCGTGCGGCGCCCTCTTCGGTTGGTCGGGCAATCGAGTGCGGCCGCCGCTCGGGGCGCCGCAGTGTCGCGAATGGAAGGATGGATTGTCATCGGCTTGATGCAGGAATACGCGGACTTTGCACAAATCTCAAGCGCCGCTTCCTCGTCAACGCCAAGCAGAAACGCCGGTCTACGACATGTCGGTGAGGCCCGATGTCGCCGCGGCCACGAATTTTTGAAGTCGCGCCGCGTCGGCCGATCCCAGCGCCCGCACCATCGACTCGTCAAGCGTGGCCCAGGCCCGCTTCACCGAACTCTCCAGCAGACGTGATCGCGGTGTCGGATAGACGAGCGAGACTCGCGCGTCGTGCTGGTCGGGGCGCCGCTCGACCATTCCGCCGCGTTCCAGCCGCTGCACCATTCGCGTCAGCGTCGGTTGCTCAATGCCGAGGTGGGCTGCCAGTGCCCCCTGTCGTTGTCCCGGCTCCGCCCATACCGCGAGAAGCAGCAGGTCCTGGCCCGCATGGAGGCCGTGTGGTGCGAGGAGCGCGCTCAGCCGGGCGCGGTGGGCGCGCGCCAGAGCATGGAGCGTGAGTCCGAGCGAATCAGCGGGCATCGGCACGCGATAAGGTATCCCGCCGCGACCGACTCTGCTTACTCGCCCGGCAGTGCGGCGACCACGAGGAGCGTCGTGATCGCCAGCATGATCGCGCCGAGAACAAGTTCGATCCGGACTGCCCGGCGCAGGCGCGCCTCAGAACCGGTGGCCCGCATCTCCAGCGCCGGGGTGACAACCTTCCAGTTGTACCATCCCAATGCCAGTACGCCGATGAATGCCGTCAGCTTGAGCAGCAGGAGGCGGCCCCACGTGGAACGGACGATCAGCCCGATCGACAGGTGACTGTACACCGCGGCGATCGTGACGCCGGAGATGACCGCGAGCGACGCACCGGTGCGGCCGAAAATAGAAAATGCCTTGACGACACGCGCGAGATCCGGGAGTTGCTCCTCACCAGAGAGCGCCGGAAGCGCCACAAGGGTTAACATCCCGACGGTTCCGATCCACATTCCGATTCCGGCAAGATGGATCAGGTAGGCAACGCGTCCAGTAATCCATGGCCAGGTGTCGCCGGCACCGTGGCCCATCCCCGTCTCCGCCCAGAGAATGACGAAGACGATGACGGTGATGACTGTATCCGGCGCCACGCCGCGCTTGCGACGCAGCGGCAGCGCACCGAGGAGGACGATCGCGGCCGCCAGTTGCAGCATCCACGCGCGCGCCCATGTGCCGTTGAGCAGGACGCTGCGGACCATCTCGGCGGTGACGGAATCTCCGGGATCGACGAAGGTGCCGACCTGGAAGACGCCGCGGACCATTCCAGCGATGATGAGGATGACGGCCGCCGGCATGACGGCCCGGCCGAGCCGGGCGCGAAGGTCGCGGCCAACGCCGGTGGCATCGGACGGGCCCGCATACTTGATCACGAGCCCGAGAATCTGCGCGCCAACCAGCAGCAGAAGCGCGACGTAGATGACCCCTCGAACGACCGCATACAGCGCGACGAGGGGCGCGGTCATGCCGTTACGTCGATCCGGCGCAGTCCGCGCAGAGGCCGTACAACACCAACTCGTGATTCTCGAGCGAGAATCCCGGGG
This region of Gemmatimonadales bacterium genomic DNA includes:
- a CDS encoding CopD family protein, with translation MTAPLVALYAVVRGVIYVALLLLVGAQILGLVIKYAGPSDATGVGRDLRARLGRAVMPAAVILIIAGMVRGVFQVGTFVDPGDSVTAEMVRSVLLNGTWARAWMLQLAAAIVLLGALPLRRKRGVAPDTVITVIVFVILWAETGMGHGAGDTWPWITGRVAYLIHLAGIGMWIGTVGMLTLVALPALSGEEQLPDLARVVKAFSIFGRTGASLAVISGVTIAAVYSHLSIGLIVRSTWGRLLLLKLTAFIGVLALGWYNWKVVTPALEMRATGSEARLRRAVRIELVLGAIMLAITTLLVVAALPGE
- a CDS encoding MarR family winged helix-turn-helix transcriptional regulator; translated protein: MPADSLGLTLHALARAHRARLSALLAPHGLHAGQDLLLLAVWAEPGQRQGALAAHLGIEQPTLTRMVQRLERGGMVERRPDQHDARVSLVYPTPRSRLLESSVKRAWATLDESMVRALGSADAARLQKFVAAATSGLTDMS
- a CDS encoding FAD-dependent oxidoreductase encodes the protein MSPLAAGTDVAIIGAGPAGLSAAIAAAEQGKRVLVIDQGLRPGGQIWRHRDQRTLGAVPRRLLKRAAALEVRMLSDARIIDLDGPRDLLLHHGGRVVRHHATALILATGAREQFLPFPGWTLPRVVGIGGLQALIKSGLTLRGAKVVIAGTGPLILPVASAAASAGASLLLVAEQASRTALLRFGMHVVRNKRDAMADAARYRWSFRRTPFRTSSWVMRADGDQFVERVTMQLNGDQRIIECDWLATGAGLVPNTELAQLIGCTLAGDAIAVDARQATSVSGVWAAGECTGVKGDAGAMAEGEIAGRAAAGDLTGANASSLQAARKAARAFAGHLSTTFAPRAELLALADADTVICRCEGIRRGDLDPTWSQRQAKLWTRVGMGECQGAVCGPACGALFGWSGNRVRPPLGAPQCREWKDGLSSA
- a CDS encoding FAD-dependent oxidoreductase; the protein is MTADVIVVGAGLVGTMTTLCLTEAGADVTLLEASFPGGGSSGAAMGHVVVMDDTPAQFALCNYSRARWQDLSDSLPAAAEYDGCGTLWIAADDRELEGATERATQYWAAGVAAEIVDAQALRELEPQLRPDLAGALLVPGDGVCYPPAVARAISARAASLGARVQLGSVVQSIESNAVRLQDGTTLHAGAIVIAAGVASTYLVPGLPIVPRKGHLVISDRTPGFVRHQLVELGYLRSAHTFGGSSVAFNVQPRRNGQVLIGSSRELVGTDSSINRSLVATMLARATEYMPGVAELRALRTWIGFRPATPDKLPLIGPWPQLPGAWIAAGHEGLGITMATGTAELIVAGITGKPAPIDPLPYRPDRTMPSMGHLAA
- a CDS encoding (2Fe-2S)-binding protein, whose protein sequence is MTDGIPIIVNGNPVTVTSDITLAAALLNAGVTSFHRDVHGAPRAPLCGMGTCFECRVTVDGVAGVRACLEPVRRDMRVDTGR